In one Lachnospiraceae bacterium GAM79 genomic region, the following are encoded:
- a CDS encoding S1 RNA-binding domain-containing protein, which translates to MIKIGEWNHLEVVKEKDFGIYLAEKKYDDEEVLLPKKQVPAGTRMGDQLDVFIYRDSADRLIATTNHPIITMGELAVLKCVNVTGIGAFMDWGLEKDILLPFKEQTSKVREGQSYLVRMYEDRSKRLCVSMKVYAYLETQSPYKAGDAVSGTVFEFNQNLGAFVAVDNRYSALIPMKEIHSRINVGETVEARVANVREDGKLNLSLQKPIREQINNDSEMVYNIIESYGGTLPFNDKADKEVIEKEFGLSKNAFKRAVGHLLKEGKIRITEKNIIIK; encoded by the coding sequence ATGATCAAGATTGGCGAATGGAACCATTTAGAGGTTGTAAAAGAGAAAGATTTCGGCATTTACCTTGCCGAGAAAAAATACGATGACGAGGAAGTTCTGCTTCCGAAGAAACAGGTACCTGCGGGAACAAGAATGGGAGATCAGTTAGATGTATTTATTTATCGTGATTCCGCAGATCGTCTGATCGCAACAACAAATCATCCGATCATAACGATGGGAGAACTAGCAGTATTAAAATGTGTCAATGTGACAGGCATCGGTGCATTTATGGACTGGGGACTGGAAAAAGATATCCTGCTTCCTTTTAAAGAGCAGACAAGCAAGGTAAGGGAAGGTCAGTCGTATCTGGTCCGGATGTATGAGGATCGTTCCAAGCGTTTGTGCGTCAGCATGAAAGTATATGCCTATCTGGAGACACAGTCCCCATATAAGGCAGGAGATGCGGTAAGCGGAACGGTATTTGAATTTAATCAGAATCTTGGAGCATTTGTTGCGGTTGATAATCGCTATTCAGCCCTGATCCCGATGAAGGAGATCCATTCCCGGATCAATGTGGGTGAGACGGTAGAAGCCCGTGTGGCAAATGTCAGAGAAGACGGCAAACTCAATCTGAGTTTACAGAAGCCGATCCGTGAGCAGATCAACAATGACAGCGAGATGGTATACAATATCATCGAAAGCTATGGAGGAACTTTACCATTTAATGACAAGGCAGATAAAGAAGTGATCGAGAAAGAGTTCGGACTCAGCAAGAATGCATTTAAGCGTGCGGTCGGACATTTGTTAAAAGAGGGTAAGATCCGGATCACAGAGAAAAACATTATCATCAAATAA
- a CDS encoding metalloregulator ArsR/SmtB family transcription factor: MMPDEENLYDLAELFKVFGDSTRIQILYTLLDHEKSVGDIAEELGMNASAISHQLRVLKQAKLIKNRRAGKNMFYELADDHVAVIMRMGLEHIFE, encoded by the coding sequence ATGATGCCGGACGAAGAGAATCTGTATGATCTGGCCGAGTTGTTTAAAGTATTTGGCGATTCTACCAGAATCCAGATCTTATACACACTGCTGGATCACGAAAAAAGTGTTGGTGACATTGCAGAAGAGCTTGGAATGAATGCATCTGCCATTTCTCATCAATTAAGAGTGTTAAAACAGGCGAAGCTGATCAAGAACCGCAGAGCCGGAAAGAATATGTTTTATGAGCTTGCCGATGACCATGTAGCAGTGATCATGCGAATGGGACTTGAGCATATATTTGAATAA
- a CDS encoding CTP synthase: MPIKYVFVTGGVVSGLGKGITAASLGRLLKMRGYKVTSQKFDPYINMDPGTMNPIQHGEVFVTDDGAETDLDLGHYERFIDESLNKNSNVTTGKIYWSILQKERHGDFGGHTVQVVPHITNEIKDRFYRNPDAKDTEVAIIEIGGTVGDIESQPFLEAIRQFTHDVGHENCIMIHVTLIPYLKASGELKTKPTQASVKNLQGMGIQPDILVCRSDYPLDQGLKDKIALFCNVPSQNVIQNLDVDVLYEVPLAMEKEHLADVVCKCLHMDCPAPEPHAWKEWNDMITAWKNPKKKVRVALVGKYVSLHDAYISVVESLKHAGVANDAEVEIKWVDSELVTPENVEETLGDVDGILVPGGFGDRGIEGMITAIQYAREKKVPYLGLCLGMQLTIVEFARHVLGYADAHSSEFNPNSFHQVIHIMPNQHDVTDLGGTLRLGSYPCVLSKDSKSYELYGTEYIHERHRHRYEVNNDYRKALTDNGMELVGLSPDGHIVEMIEIPNHPWFIGTQAHPEFKSRPNKAHPLFKGFVAAALAHEEA; encoded by the coding sequence ATGCCTATTAAGTACGTGTTTGTCACAGGCGGTGTCGTATCCGGTCTTGGTAAAGGTATCACTGCTGCCTCCCTTGGTCGTCTGCTCAAAATGAGAGGCTACAAGGTTACCAGCCAGAAATTCGATCCATACATCAACATGGATCCGGGTACTATGAACCCGATCCAGCATGGTGAAGTATTCGTAACCGATGATGGTGCGGAGACTGATCTGGATCTTGGTCATTATGAGCGTTTTATCGATGAAAGTCTGAATAAGAATTCGAATGTTACGACCGGTAAGATCTACTGGAGTATCTTACAGAAAGAACGCCACGGCGACTTCGGCGGACATACCGTACAGGTAGTTCCACATATAACAAATGAAATTAAAGATCGCTTCTATCGGAATCCGGATGCAAAGGATACCGAAGTAGCGATCATCGAAATTGGCGGTACAGTCGGCGATATCGAGAGCCAGCCTTTCTTAGAGGCGATCCGTCAGTTCACACATGACGTCGGACATGAGAATTGCATTATGATCCATGTTACTCTGATTCCTTATCTGAAAGCTTCCGGCGAATTAAAGACAAAGCCGACTCAGGCGAGTGTTAAGAACCTGCAGGGAATGGGTATCCAGCCGGATATTCTGGTCTGCCGTTCTGATTATCCACTGGATCAGGGCTTAAAGGATAAGATCGCATTATTCTGTAATGTACCTAGCCAGAATGTTATCCAGAATCTGGATGTTGATGTATTATACGAAGTTCCTCTCGCTATGGAGAAAGAGCATCTCGCTGATGTTGTGTGCAAATGTTTACACATGGATTGTCCTGCTCCGGAACCACATGCATGGAAGGAATGGAATGATATGATCACTGCATGGAAGAATCCGAAAAAAAAGGTTCGTGTTGCTCTCGTCGGCAAATATGTCTCACTGCATGATGCATACATTTCCGTTGTTGAATCCTTAAAGCATGCCGGTGTTGCAAACGATGCCGAGGTCGAGATCAAATGGGTAGATTCCGAACTTGTAACTCCTGAAAATGTGGAAGAAACACTGGGTGACGTCGATGGAATCCTCGTTCCGGGCGGTTTTGGTGACAGAGGTATCGAAGGCATGATCACCGCAATCCAGTATGCAAGAGAGAAAAAGGTTCCTTACCTTGGTCTGTGTCTCGGTATGCAGCTCACGATTGTTGAATTTGCAAGACATGTCCTTGGTTATGCAGATGCACACAGCTCAGAATTCAATCCAAACTCTTTCCATCAGGTTATTCATATCATGCCGAATCAGCATGATGTAACAGACCTCGGCGGAACATTAAGACTTGGTTCTTACCCATGTGTACTCAGCAAAGATTCCAAATCCTATGAGCTCTATGGCACAGAATACATCCACGAGCGTCACAGACATAGATATGAAGTCAACAATGACTACCGTAAGGCTTTAACAGATAATGGCATGGAACTGGTTGGTCTCTCTCCTGACGGTCACATCGTTGAGATGATCGAGATTCCGAATCATCCTTGGTTCATCGGAACTCAGGCACATCCGGAATTCAAGTCCAGACCAAATAAAGCACATCCGCTTTTCAAAGGCTTTGTTGCTGCGGCACTCGCTCACGAAGAAGCCTAA
- a CDS encoding amidohydrolase has translation MIVDFHTHTYPDKIASKTLELLVSRSKTKPASDGTLAGLQHSMTQSGVDISVVLPVVTAPHQVERINAVAKTVTAQFTGSGVWSFGGIHPGNDNYKEILNGIKSAGLKGIKLHPDYQDAMFNDIRYKRIISYATELGLVVVVHAGVDIGLPSVTHCTPDMVCEVLDEVQPERLVLAHMGGWNLWDEVLAKLCGRNVYMDTAFSYGEIAWLSGAEHRWKLASEEMFLKLIRAHGADRIVFGTDSPWTDQKRAIKDIQALPLSDEDKKKILGENALQLLGLPDAE, from the coding sequence ATGATCGTAGATTTTCATACTCACACATATCCGGATAAAATAGCTTCAAAGACACTTGAACTGTTAGTAAGTAGATCAAAGACAAAGCCGGCATCAGATGGTACACTTGCAGGCTTGCAGCATTCAATGACGCAAAGCGGTGTTGATATCTCTGTTGTCCTTCCTGTTGTAACTGCACCACATCAGGTGGAGCGGATCAATGCCGTGGCAAAGACAGTAACAGCCCAGTTTACGGGTAGTGGCGTCTGGTCATTTGGCGGAATCCATCCCGGAAATGATAACTATAAAGAGATTTTAAATGGTATCAAGTCTGCCGGATTAAAGGGAATTAAGCTGCATCCGGATTATCAGGATGCCATGTTCAATGATATCCGTTATAAACGGATCATCAGTTACGCAACAGAGCTTGGTTTGGTCGTTGTGGTTCATGCCGGAGTAGATATCGGACTTCCATCTGTAACACATTGTACACCGGACATGGTGTGTGAGGTATTAGATGAGGTTCAGCCGGAGCGGCTCGTTCTTGCACATATGGGTGGCTGGAATCTCTGGGACGAGGTACTTGCGAAGCTGTGCGGAAGAAATGTATATATGGATACAGCATTTTCTTATGGAGAGATTGCATGGCTTTCGGGTGCTGAACATCGTTGGAAGCTGGCATCGGAGGAGATGTTCCTGAAACTGATCAGAGCACATGGAGCAGACCGGATCGTATTTGGAACAGACAGTCCGTGGACAGATCAGAAGCGAGCCATAAAGGACATACAGGCACTTCCGTTATCAGATGAAGACAAGAAAAAGATCCTTGGAGAAAATGCATTGCAGCTTTTGGGACTGCCGGATGCAGAATAG
- the cadA gene encoding cadmium-translocating P-type ATPase translates to MSKKQKKMLIRIIVALVVFIACEIAEKLIHLNGVWDTVVKAAMFAVPYLMAGYDVLLKAIKNISKGHVFDENFLMAVATVGAYGTGEFGEAAAVMLFYQVGEWFQKYAVNRSRASITDLMNIMPEYANIEKDGQIVQVEPETVAIGDIIIVQPGEKVPLDGTVIEGETFVDTAALTGESVPRKLSVGDEVLSGVINQNGVIRVKVSKEFDDSTVSKILELVENASTRKAQYEQFITRFAKYYTPIVCFLALAVAIIPPIFVGEFGKWFHRALIFLVVSCPCALVISIPLSFFSGIGGASKAGILVKGSNYLELLGKAKIAVFDKTGTLTKGVFKVVETCANGISEDDLLELAAYGEYYSNHPIAASIKAAYKGTVQIDHLDGYEEISGMGIKVLKDGKEVLVGNKKLLDSRKISIAGAKQPSKVGTVLFVAENGAYKGCITIADEIKDGVKDAIASIKKCGIDNVVMLTGDKKEVADSVAKELGIDTVCAELMPGDKVDKVEQLLREKDEDSTLIFTGDGINDAPVLMRADVGIAMGAMGQDAAIEAADIVLIDDDPGKIAVAYAIARKTVHIVQQNIVFALAVKIIVMVLGALGFANMWAAVFADVGVAFLAIINATRALKP, encoded by the coding sequence ATGAGTAAGAAGCAGAAAAAGATGTTAATTCGAATCATCGTTGCACTGGTGGTATTTATCGCATGCGAGATTGCAGAGAAGCTCATCCATTTGAATGGAGTGTGGGATACAGTTGTAAAGGCTGCGATGTTCGCAGTACCATATCTGATGGCAGGATATGATGTCCTTTTAAAGGCAATCAAGAATATCAGCAAGGGTCATGTATTTGACGAAAACTTCCTGATGGCAGTTGCAACTGTAGGCGCATACGGAACCGGAGAATTTGGCGAGGCGGCAGCCGTTATGCTGTTCTATCAGGTCGGAGAATGGTTCCAGAAATATGCAGTCAACAGATCAAGAGCCAGTATCACAGATTTGATGAACATTATGCCGGAATATGCAAATATTGAAAAAGATGGACAGATCGTTCAGGTAGAACCGGAGACAGTTGCGATCGGTGATATCATCATCGTGCAGCCGGGTGAAAAAGTTCCTCTCGATGGTACTGTCATCGAAGGGGAAACATTTGTAGATACAGCAGCGCTTACCGGTGAATCCGTACCTAGAAAGCTGTCTGTTGGTGACGAAGTGTTAAGTGGCGTGATTAACCAGAATGGTGTGATCCGTGTCAAGGTATCAAAGGAATTTGACGATTCGACCGTATCGAAGATTTTGGAACTGGTGGAAAATGCAAGTACGAGAAAAGCACAGTACGAGCAGTTCATTACCAGATTTGCAAAATACTATACACCGATCGTGTGTTTCCTTGCACTTGCAGTAGCGATCATTCCGCCGATCTTTGTAGGTGAATTTGGCAAATGGTTCCACCGTGCATTGATCTTTCTGGTAGTATCCTGTCCATGTGCATTGGTCATCTCTATTCCACTTAGTTTCTTCAGTGGAATCGGCGGAGCATCCAAGGCAGGTATCCTTGTAAAAGGAAGTAACTATCTGGAGCTTCTGGGTAAAGCAAAGATTGCCGTATTTGATAAGACCGGAACTCTGACAAAGGGTGTATTCAAGGTTGTAGAGACATGCGCAAATGGAATCAGTGAAGATGATCTTCTGGAGCTTGCAGCATATGGCGAGTATTACTCCAACCATCCGATCGCAGCATCAATCAAGGCTGCATATAAGGGAACGGTACAGATCGACCACCTCGATGGATATGAGGAAATCTCCGGAATGGGTATCAAGGTTTTAAAAGATGGAAAAGAAGTGTTAGTCGGAAATAAAAAGCTTTTGGATTCCAGAAAGATATCCATAGCAGGCGCAAAACAGCCATCCAAGGTTGGAACAGTCCTTTTCGTAGCGGAAAATGGTGCATATAAGGGATGTATCACGATCGCTGATGAGATCAAGGATGGTGTTAAGGATGCGATTGCATCAATCAAGAAATGTGGGATTGATAATGTTGTTATGCTGACGGGTGATAAGAAAGAGGTTGCTGACAGTGTAGCAAAAGAGCTTGGCATTGATACTGTATGTGCAGAACTGATGCCGGGTGATAAGGTAGATAAAGTAGAACAGCTTCTCCGCGAGAAGGATGAAGACAGTACATTGATCTTCACCGGTGACGGAATAAATGATGCGCCTGTTTTAATGCGTGCCGATGTCGGTATCGCAATGGGAGCTATGGGTCAGGATGCTGCGATCGAAGCAGCAGACATCGTTCTGATCGATGATGATCCGGGCAAGATTGCCGTAGCATATGCAATTGCCAGAAAGACGGTTCATATCGTGCAGCAGAACATTGTGTTTGCACTTGCTGTCAAGATCATTGTTATGGTACTCGGTGCCCTTGGTTTTGCAAATATGTGGGCAGCGGTATTCGCCGATGTCGGTGTTGCCTTCCTCGCGATCATCAACGCAACCCGCGCGCTGAAGCCATGA
- the aroB gene encoding 3-dehydroquinate synthase: MSNFKVELKKVVDDSYEIEIGYELEQKLIDDLKAGLVGKISKFVVVTDSNVKELYADKIYKMLEEAGYKTDLISFPAGELSKTRATKEYVEDTMLAKGYRRDCCIIAVGGGVVTDLAGFVAGTYGRGIPFINYATTLLAAADASVGGKTAVDTPLATNLIGLFNQPQKVYLDIATWKTLPQRQLSSGLAETIKHACLADREFFDYLSEHIEDVLAVKDEVCRHIAEKNCEIKYQVVMKDERESGLREVLNLGHTVGRAIETVSDYKLLHGEAVAIGLVAEVKMAEHFGYCTAEDEAAMVAMLKQADLPTEIPDYIDREALVKKLYTDKKVRDGHLRFVLQHGIGAIEVFDGDQYAKAIPESLAREIIMEM; the protein is encoded by the coding sequence ATGAGTAATTTCAAGGTTGAATTAAAAAAAGTAGTAGACGACAGCTATGAGATCGAGATCGGATATGAGTTGGAACAGAAGCTGATCGATGATCTGAAGGCTGGTCTGGTTGGAAAAATATCCAAATTCGTAGTAGTCACAGACAGTAATGTAAAAGAGCTATATGCGGACAAGATTTATAAGATGCTTGAAGAAGCAGGATACAAGACAGATCTTATCAGTTTTCCGGCAGGAGAACTGAGTAAGACCAGAGCGACAAAGGAGTATGTAGAAGATACCATGCTTGCAAAGGGATATCGGAGAGATTGCTGCATTATCGCCGTTGGCGGTGGCGTGGTGACAGACCTTGCAGGATTTGTAGCCGGAACCTATGGCAGAGGAATTCCATTTATCAATTATGCAACGACATTACTTGCGGCAGCGGATGCATCTGTGGGAGGAAAGACAGCGGTCGATACACCGCTTGCAACCAATCTGATCGGACTGTTTAATCAGCCGCAGAAGGTATATCTGGATATCGCAACATGGAAGACACTTCCACAACGGCAGTTATCTTCAGGTCTTGCAGAGACGATCAAGCATGCCTGCCTTGCAGACAGGGAATTCTTCGATTATCTGTCAGAGCATATCGAAGATGTGCTTGCAGTAAAGGATGAGGTATGCAGACATATCGCAGAGAAGAACTGCGAGATCAAATATCAGGTCGTTATGAAGGACGAGCGGGAAAGCGGCTTGCGTGAGGTCTTGAACCTTGGACATACGGTTGGAAGAGCCATCGAGACAGTCAGTGATTATAAGCTGTTGCATGGAGAGGCCGTTGCGATCGGTCTGGTTGCAGAGGTGAAGATGGCAGAACATTTTGGCTACTGTACAGCAGAGGATGAAGCAGCTATGGTTGCCATGTTGAAGCAGGCAGATCTTCCAACGGAGATTCCGGATTATATAGACCGTGAAGCTCTGGTTAAGAAGCTGTATACCGATAAGAAGGTCAGAGACGGACATTTGCGTTTCGTTTTACAGCATGGAATCGGCGCGATCGAGGTATTTGATGGTGACCAGTACGCAAAAGCCATACCGGAGAGTCTGGCAAGAGAGATCATTATGGAGATGTAG
- a CDS encoding RidA family protein has protein sequence MDKKIISTEKAPQAIGPYSQAIVANGFLFTSGMVPIDPATNQLVEGDITVQAKQAISNLKNLIEASGSSCDKVVKTTVFIKDMNQFSIINDIYKEYFNKDFPARSCVEVARLPKDVLIEIEAVAVV, from the coding sequence ATGGATAAGAAGATAATCAGCACAGAGAAAGCACCGCAGGCAATCGGACCATATTCACAGGCAATCGTTGCTAACGGATTTTTATTTACGTCAGGAATGGTTCCAATCGATCCTGCAACGAATCAGTTAGTAGAAGGAGATATCACAGTTCAGGCAAAACAGGCAATCTCAAATCTGAAGAATCTGATCGAGGCATCCGGTTCATCCTGTGACAAGGTTGTAAAGACTACAGTATTTATTAAGGATATGAACCAGTTCTCAATTATCAACGATATTTACAAAGAATATTTCAACAAAGATTTCCCTGCACGTTCCTGTGTAGAAGTTGCAAGACTTCCAAAAGACGTACTGATTGAGATCGAAGCAGTAGCAGTTGTATAA
- a CDS encoding N-acetylmuramoyl-L-alanine amidase → MAGKTKKKLTVTQMRSVIKFLIGVNIVLLITVIVLSVLLAVSRSKSGKDAVSIIKPDGKYTVCLDPGHGGSDIGATGINNIHEKDGNLKLSLKVAKLLKKNGVKVVMTRDDDSTVSSEERATIANDCDADLYLALHRNYAANPEACGVEAWIYSSGSEKNHAIAETILSNLEKVGISDNRGVRTGTQFDSDNDYIVIKQTNMTSLIIEMGFISNEKDVELYDDNMDDYAAAIANGIIEWLNEYQ, encoded by the coding sequence ATGGCTGGAAAAACAAAAAAGAAACTGACCGTTACACAGATGCGGTCTGTCATAAAATTCCTGATCGGTGTCAACATCGTCCTGCTCATCACCGTTATCGTTCTGTCCGTCCTGTTGGCGGTCAGCCGGTCAAAAAGCGGCAAGGATGCTGTCTCGATCATAAAACCGGACGGAAAATACACAGTCTGTTTGGATCCGGGACATGGCGGTTCCGACATCGGGGCAACCGGAATTAATAATATTCATGAAAAAGACGGAAACCTGAAGCTTTCCTTAAAGGTTGCAAAACTATTAAAGAAAAACGGAGTAAAAGTTGTCATGACGCGTGATGATGATTCTACCGTTTCTTCCGAAGAACGTGCTACGATTGCAAATGACTGCGACGCTGATCTCTATCTGGCACTCCACAGGAACTACGCAGCAAATCCTGAGGCCTGTGGTGTAGAAGCATGGATCTACAGCTCCGGCTCCGAAAAGAACCATGCGATCGCAGAAACCATCCTGTCCAATCTGGAAAAGGTCGGAATCTCCGATAACCGTGGTGTCCGTACCGGAACACAGTTTGACAGTGACAACGATTACATCGTTATAAAACAGACAAATATGACAAGTCTGATCATCGAGATGGGCTTTATCAGCAACGAAAAAGACGTAGAGCTTTACGATGATAACATGGACGATTACGCCGCCGCGATCGCAAACGGCATAATAGAATGGCTCAACGAATATCAATAA
- a CDS encoding DUF378 domain-containing protein codes for MKVFNVICLTLVIVGAIVWGIIGIFNFNLVDALFGTGSAFSRIIYTLVGIAGLYLISFYGLICNED; via the coding sequence ATGAAAGTATTTAATGTTATTTGTCTTACTCTTGTGATCGTTGGGGCGATCGTTTGGGGTATCATCGGAATCTTTAATTTTAATCTTGTAGATGCTTTATTCGGAACCGGCTCCGCCTTTTCCAGAATCATCTACACACTCGTTGGTATCGCCGGACTGTACCTGATCTCCTTCTACGGTCTGATCTGCAACGAGGACTAG
- a CDS encoding CPBP family intramembrane metalloprotease produces the protein METRKKIFGAECLFTALIVVYEIVTVLALFTDLFSGITIKQNILFSQSLIFVPTVLYLFIMRKHVKDIIWFRRFHPLTLLLLPPLVLFMEPLITLLNAISMLFVRNEISHAASALVDHNTLGTSLFFMAFLPCVIEELAYRGVMFGSFHEAGRLKAILMSGFLFGLMHMNFNQMAYAIMIGLVFGFVVEATGSIIPTMIMHFLINGFSVVIKHIANIIPMLKDQAENTEVTQTMLLSTIRAYIPMALVGTVISVGIIYLLATINGRMESFTSVFTEPFNRYDENGKKLRLLTPLMIVVIIYCLIRCVVEEFLF, from the coding sequence ATGGAGACAAGAAAGAAAATTTTTGGAGCTGAATGTTTGTTTACAGCATTGATCGTAGTGTATGAGATCGTAACGGTGCTGGCGTTATTTACAGATCTGTTTTCCGGCATTACGATAAAACAAAACATATTATTCAGTCAGAGTTTGATATTTGTACCAACAGTGTTATATTTGTTCATCATGAGAAAGCACGTAAAGGATATCATCTGGTTTCGGAGATTTCATCCGTTGACACTCCTGCTGCTTCCACCGTTGGTTCTGTTTATGGAGCCACTTATTACATTGTTAAATGCAATCTCAATGTTATTTGTGCGAAATGAGATCAGCCATGCAGCTTCAGCACTGGTTGATCATAATACACTTGGAACTTCGCTTTTTTTCATGGCATTTTTGCCGTGTGTGATAGAGGAACTGGCGTATCGTGGTGTCATGTTCGGAAGCTTTCATGAAGCCGGCAGATTAAAGGCAATATTGATGTCAGGCTTTTTATTTGGACTGATGCATATGAATTTTAATCAGATGGCATATGCGATCATGATCGGTTTGGTCTTCGGTTTTGTCGTAGAAGCAACCGGAAGCATTATTCCAACAATGATCATGCATTTTCTGATCAATGGTTTTTCTGTTGTTATAAAGCATATTGCAAATATCATTCCGATGTTAAAAGATCAGGCGGAAAATACAGAAGTAACACAGACGATGCTGCTCAGCACCATCCGGGCATATATACCTATGGCGCTGGTTGGCACTGTAATATCAGTAGGAATTATTTATCTGCTTGCGACTATAAATGGCAGAATGGAGAGTTTCACCTCTGTATTCACGGAACCTTTTAATCGGTACGATGAAAATGGCAAAAAGCTTCGCCTGCTTACCCCGCTTATGATCGTGGTCATCATCTACTGCCTGATCCGCTGCGTTGTCGAAGAATTTTTATTTTAA
- a CDS encoding acyl-ACP thioesterase, translating to MYSFDAIVRYSETHGRPEANAATIANYFQDCAIFDSEQAGIGIEYLKDHNRAWFLISWQIDVERYPVLQEKIRVGTWAYDFKGSMGYRNIVIRDENGANIVQAASQWSYIDTDTLRPVRIEPEVGEAYPLAEKLPMEYAPRKIRLIEGMEETDRRVVLPYQIDSNNHMNNEAYIALALEYIDSDDMICQIRSEYKRQFVKDECIVIKKAERDDLIQFVFADEEDQTRCIVEFKTKRTGRQTA from the coding sequence ATGTACAGTTTTGATGCGATCGTAAGATACAGCGAAACGCATGGAAGACCGGAAGCAAATGCGGCAACGATAGCAAATTACTTTCAGGATTGTGCGATCTTCGATTCAGAACAGGCAGGAATTGGAATTGAATATCTGAAGGACCATAACCGGGCATGGTTTCTGATCTCATGGCAGATCGATGTGGAGCGGTATCCGGTATTACAGGAGAAGATCAGGGTTGGAACCTGGGCATATGATTTTAAGGGTTCCATGGGATATCGTAATATAGTTATTCGGGATGAGAATGGAGCGAATATTGTACAGGCAGCTTCCCAGTGGAGTTATATTGATACTGATACGCTTCGTCCTGTAAGAATTGAGCCTGAAGTAGGAGAAGCATATCCTCTTGCAGAAAAGCTTCCGATGGAATATGCTCCGAGAAAGATCCGGCTGATCGAAGGCATGGAAGAGACAGACAGAAGGGTTGTTCTGCCTTATCAGATTGATTCGAATAACCACATGAATAATGAAGCATATATTGCGCTGGCGTTGGAATATATCGATTCGGATGACATGATCTGTCAGATCAGAAGCGAGTATAAGCGGCAGTTTGTAAAAGATGAATGTATCGTAATAAAGAAAGCAGAAAGAGATGATCTGATACAGTTTGTATTTGCAGATGAGGAAGATCAGACCAGATGTATAGTAGAATTTAAAACAAAGAGAACGGGGAGACAGACAGCATGA
- a CDS encoding heavy-metal-associated domain-containing protein: MKKRYNLSDVDCANCAAKMEEQISKLPGVNSASISFMAQKLTLDADEDKLDEILKQAEKIIKSIDEEAAIEY; this comes from the coding sequence ATGAAGAAGAGATATAATTTAAGTGATGTAGATTGTGCAAATTGTGCAGCAAAGATGGAGGAGCAGATCAGCAAGTTACCGGGAGTTAACAGCGCATCTATCAGCTTCATGGCACAGAAACTTACATTAGACGCAGATGAAGACAAATTAGACGAGATCTTAAAGCAGGCAGAAAAGATCATCAAGAGCATTGATGAGGAAGCTGCGATCGAATATTAG